From Cyprinus carpio isolate SPL01 chromosome A7, ASM1834038v1, whole genome shotgun sequence, a single genomic window includes:
- the LOC109050034 gene encoding interleukin-8-like — translation MNTFLMLTIIGVSIVLSDALQPLGAGYNSRCVCLKLESRIIPQENLRRVEILPRGPHCKTTEVIAGLSSGKRICLNPRTPWVKKLILFIERKERVTKKV, via the exons ATGAACACTTTCCTGATGTTAACCATAATTGGAGTCAGCATCGTTCTGTCTGATG CCTTGCAGCCTCTGGGTGCGGGTTACAACAGCCGCTGTGTGTGTCTGAAACTGGAGTCGCGGATCATCCCGCAAGAGAACCTGCGGCGCGTGGAGATCCTGCCAAGAGGCCCACACTGCAAAACTACTGAGGTTAT TGCTGGTTTATCGAGTGGAAAGAGGATCTGTCTGAACCCCAGGACACCGTGGGTTAAAAAACTCATTCTCTTCATTGAGAGAAAGGAGCGAGTGACCAAGAAAGTTTAG